One stretch of Candidatus Thermokryptus mobilis DNA includes these proteins:
- the grpE gene encoding nucleotide exchange factor GrpE, protein MLKDENEKAMANEEKVNEKVEGTTQSEIDALKAEIENLRKEVEEYKDKLLRKVAEFENYKKRLEADFSNAVKYANEKLFLEILPIVDDLERSLASGKEKPDFDSFYQGVKMIYSKLMKVLESHNVKPFESVGKPFDFYYHEALLRIPRDDVPPDTVIDEVERGYMYYDKVLRHAKVIVSSPVEKQVTEDKKDDLKTNFSDDHRGEA, encoded by the coding sequence ATGTTAAAGGATGAAAACGAAAAGGCGATGGCTAACGAAGAAAAGGTAAATGAAAAAGTTGAGGGGACGACGCAGTCGGAGATAGATGCTCTTAAAGCGGAGATTGAAAATTTGCGCAAAGAGGTTGAAGAGTATAAAGATAAATTGTTGAGGAAAGTTGCTGAATTTGAAAATTACAAAAAGCGTCTTGAGGCGGACTTTTCAAATGCAGTTAAATATGCCAATGAAAAACTTTTCCTTGAAATTTTGCCGATAGTTGATGACCTTGAACGCTCGCTTGCAAGCGGAAAGGAGAAACCCGACTTTGATTCGTTTTATCAAGGTGTTAAGATGATATATTCAAAATTGATGAAAGTTCTTGAATCTCACAATGTAAAACCGTTTGAATCCGTTGGAAAACCGTTTGATTTTTACTATCACGAGGCGTTGCTTAGAATCCCAAGAGATGATGTCCCGCCTGATACGGTAATTGATGAAGTTGAGCGTGGATATATGTATTACGATAAAGTATTGCGCCATGCAAAGGTAATTGTTTCAAGTCCTGTTGAGAAACAGGTTACAGAGGATAAGAAGGACGATTTAAAAACTAACTTCAGCGATGACCACCGGGGGGAGGCTTAA
- a CDS encoding TolB family protein, with amino-acid sequence MKRTLFLIAISFLFFSFVNRQDEPLRHPLEKHLKNIKQLTFGGENAEAYFSFDETKLIFQSTRDSFECDQIYIMNIDGSNLKLVSTGKGKTTCAYFLPGDTEIIYSSTHHISPKCPPKPDYSKGYVWGLDNYDIFKAKADGSNLRQLTNTPGYDAEATVSPKGDKIVFTSIRDGDLEIYTMDLNGKNVKRLTFEKGYDGGAFFSWDGEKICYRAYHPKDSSEIAEYDQLLKDGYIKPMKLQIFVMDADGKNKRQITNNNAANFAPFFHPDGKRIIFSSNMHDPKGRDFDLYIVNIETGEIERVTYTPDFDGFPMFTHDGKKLVWASNRNSKKRGETNIFIADWVD; translated from the coding sequence ATGAAACGCACTTTATTCTTAATTGCCATTTCATTTTTATTCTTCTCATTTGTCAATCGCCAAGATGAGCCACTTAGACATCCACTTGAAAAACACTTGAAGAATATCAAGCAATTGACATTCGGAGGCGAAAATGCCGAAGCATATTTTTCATTTGACGAGACAAAGTTAATTTTTCAATCAACGCGCGATAGTTTTGAATGCGATCAAATCTATATAATGAACATTGACGGGAGCAATTTAAAACTTGTCAGCACGGGCAAAGGGAAAACAACTTGTGCGTATTTCCTTCCAGGGGATACTGAAATAATTTACTCATCAACTCATCATATAAGTCCAAAATGTCCACCAAAACCAGATTATTCAAAAGGATATGTTTGGGGCTTGGATAACTATGATATTTTCAAAGCAAAGGCAGATGGTAGCAATTTAAGACAGTTGACAAATACCCCTGGATATGATGCTGAGGCGACCGTTTCTCCGAAGGGCGATAAAATCGTTTTCACATCAATTCGCGACGGAGATCTTGAAATTTACACGATGGACCTTAATGGCAAAAATGTTAAGCGACTGACATTTGAAAAAGGATATGACGGTGGTGCTTTCTTCTCGTGGGACGGGGAAAAAATTTGCTACAGAGCCTATCATCCGAAGGACTCATCTGAAATCGCCGAATATGATCAACTCTTGAAAGATGGTTACATAAAGCCGATGAAATTGCAAATTTTCGTCATGGATGCGGATGGCAAAAATAAAAGGCAGATAACAAATAACAACGCTGCTAACTTCGCACCATTTTTCCATCCCGATGGAAAAAGAATCATTTTCTCATCAAATATGCACGATCCAAAAGGGCGTGATTTTGACCTTTACATCGTAAACATTGAAACAGGTGAAATTGAAAGGGTGACTTATACACCAGATTTTGACGGCTTCCCGATGTTTACACACGATGGGAAAAAGCTCGTCTGGGCTTCAAACAGAAACAGCAAAAAAAGAGGTGAAACAAATATATTTATAGCCGACTGGGTTGATTGA
- the atpB gene encoding F0F1 ATP synthase subunit A: MFLSNLAFASDTLKHAEEAHGGESSSWMLHHIADSRTIDLEPFGHINLPQFPPIHIGGIEIDLSITKHVFFMWIVSLVLVVVLSLVAKSYRKQVVPRGLANLVEVFVVFIRDEIVLSVIGKEGLKYLHYFLTLFFFILLCNLFGLIPYGATATGNLAVTGGLAFLSFILIQLAGIKKHGLIGYYKGLVPHGVPGFVAPIMFIVEFLGLFAKAFALTVRLFANMTAGHIVILSLIGLIFVFKSVLVAPISIGFAIFINLLEILVAFIQAYIFTMLTALFVGLSIHQH, encoded by the coding sequence GTGTTTTTAAGTAATCTGGCGTTCGCAAGTGATACACTCAAACACGCTGAAGAAGCACACGGCGGTGAAAGCTCAAGCTGGATGCTTCACCACATAGCTGATTCAAGGACAATTGACCTTGAGCCATTTGGACATATAAATCTTCCGCAGTTTCCACCAATTCACATCGGGGGAATTGAAATAGACCTTTCAATTACGAAACATGTTTTCTTTATGTGGATTGTCTCGCTTGTTTTGGTCGTAGTTCTTTCGCTTGTTGCAAAAAGTTATAGGAAGCAGGTTGTACCGAGGGGTTTGGCGAATTTAGTTGAGGTTTTTGTCGTTTTCATCAGGGATGAAATAGTTTTGTCGGTCATTGGTAAAGAGGGTTTGAAGTATCTTCATTATTTTTTGACGCTTTTCTTTTTCATTCTTCTTTGTAATCTTTTCGGTTTGATACCATATGGTGCAACAGCAACTGGAAATCTTGCCGTCACAGGTGGGCTTGCGTTTCTTTCGTTTATTTTGATACAGCTTGCGGGAATAAAAAAACATGGTTTGATCGGTTATTACAAAGGGCTTGTCCCACACGGTGTCCCTGGTTTTGTTGCGCCAATTATGTTCATAGTTGAATTTCTCGGTTTATTTGCAAAAGCATTTGCCTTGACAGTTCGTTTGTTCGCTAATATGACCGCAGGGCATATTGTTATTTTATCGCTTATAGGTTTGATTTTCGTCTTCAAAAGCGTTCTCGTTGCTCCAATCTCAATTGGATTTGCAATTTTTATAAATCTTCTTGAAATACTTGTTGCGTTCATCCAGGCATATATTTTCACTATGTTAACGGCGTTGTTCGTGGGTCTTTCAATACATCAACATTAA
- the atpG gene encoding ATP synthase F1 subunit gamma yields the protein MPALRDIRRRINAVRSIQKITKAMKMVAAARLRRAQERIISARPYAKRIEEIIQRFVSVFETSQNPLLKKREVKNIGIVVVTADRGLCGSFNTNIIRAVLNLIEKRKKELPPDGKIKLICVGKKGYDYFSRHRKGIEIFAGYPGVFKRTIEISDVREIMSKVVGGFLSGEFDKVEIVYNEFKSIVQQRIVIEDFLPIVPKFEAVKPSKGVKVPLVEYIYEPAPIEILNSLLPKYLETHILRVLLESNAAEQAARMTAMDNATENANELLRDLQLLFNKTRQALITKEMLEIAGGAEALRKAGAS from the coding sequence ATGCCAGCTCTTAGAGATATAAGACGACGGATAAATGCAGTCAGAAGTATCCAGAAGATCACCAAGGCGATGAAGATGGTTGCGGCTGCTCGTTTGAGGAGAGCACAGGAGAGAATAATTTCAGCAAGACCTTATGCGAAAAGAATTGAAGAAATTATACAAAGGTTTGTTTCAGTTTTTGAAACCTCACAAAATCCATTGCTCAAAAAGAGGGAGGTTAAAAACATCGGCATTGTTGTAGTCACGGCAGATAGAGGGTTATGTGGTTCGTTTAACACAAATATTATCCGGGCGGTTTTGAATTTGATAGAAAAAAGAAAAAAAGAATTACCACCGGATGGGAAAATAAAACTTATTTGCGTCGGTAAGAAAGGTTATGATTATTTTAGCAGACATAGAAAGGGGATTGAGATATTCGCTGGTTATCCGGGTGTCTTCAAAAGGACGATTGAAATATCCGATGTTAGAGAGATAATGTCCAAAGTCGTTGGTGGTTTTTTGAGTGGGGAATTTGATAAGGTTGAAATAGTTTACAATGAGTTTAAGTCAATAGTTCAGCAGAGAATCGTAATTGAGGATTTCCTTCCGATAGTTCCGAAGTTTGAAGCTGTAAAACCATCAAAGGGAGTTAAAGTTCCGTTAGTTGAATACATTTACGAACCTGCCCCGATTGAAATACTTAACAGTTTACTCCCCAAGTATCTGGAGACACATATTTTAAGAGTCCTTCTTGAGTCAAACGCAGCTGAGCAAGCTGCGAGGATGACAGCTATGGATAACGCAACTGAGAATGCGAATGAATTACTGCGCGATTTACAACTTCTTTTCAACAAGACGCGCCAAGCTTTGATCACGAAAGAGATGCTTGAAATCGCAGGTGGAGCTGAGGCATTGAGAAAAGCAGGTGCTTCATAA
- the atpE gene encoding ATP synthase F0 subunit C, translating into MPELAHIAGGFGAALSVIGAAYGISKLAAATMEASGRQPEVAGEVRTSMIISAALIEGVTLFAEVICIILALK; encoded by the coding sequence ATGCCAGAATTAGCACACATCGCAGGTGGTTTCGGTGCTGCATTATCGGTTATAGGGGCAGCTTATGGTATAAGCAAGTTAGCAGCAGCGACAATGGAGGCAAGCGGTCGTCAGCCAGAAGTCGCTGGTGAAGTTAGGACATCAATGATAATATCAGCAGCTTTAATTGAAGGCGTTACATTGTTTGCTGAGGTAATTTGTATAATACTTGCTTTGAAGTAA
- the atpH gene encoding ATP synthase F1 subunit delta produces MANLRIAKRYAKALFEIAEEMKKLEKITNDVVFIDSLIRSSRELQLFLKSPIIKEDKKREVLKEIFSDSRVDPVTLKFIMLLVEKKREDILHDIVKVYRQIYDEKMGIVSAEVITAVEVGERLKKKIEQKILELTGAKKVKASYRVDPSIIGGIVIRVGDTVYDASIRRRIQLLREQLIYGS; encoded by the coding sequence ATGGCGAATTTGAGAATAGCGAAAAGATATGCGAAGGCATTGTTTGAAATCGCGGAGGAGATGAAAAAACTTGAAAAGATCACGAATGATGTTGTTTTCATTGACTCGTTGATAAGAAGTTCCCGTGAATTACAACTTTTTCTTAAAAGTCCGATTATAAAAGAGGACAAGAAAAGAGAGGTTCTCAAGGAGATTTTTTCTGACAGCCGTGTTGACCCAGTCACTTTGAAATTTATAATGCTTCTTGTTGAGAAGAAAAGGGAAGATATTTTGCACGACATAGTTAAAGTTTATCGGCAGATTTACGATGAGAAGATGGGTATCGTTAGCGCTGAGGTTATAACAGCTGTTGAAGTTGGTGAAAGGTTGAAAAAGAAAATTGAACAGAAAATTCTTGAATTGACTGGGGCTAAAAAGGTGAAGGCAAGTTATAGGGTGGACCCTTCAATAATTGGTGGTATTGTTATAAGGGTTGGAGATACTGTTTATGATGCGAGCATAAGAAGGAGAATTCAACTTTTGCGTGAGCAATTGATTTACGGAAGTTAA
- the atpF gene encoding F0F1 ATP synthase subunit B, whose protein sequence is MLEINPGVAIWTIVTFLILVAVLKKVAWGPITEALNRREESIRKALEDAQRAREEAERLMEENKRNLARAEEEVQRIIREGRETAEKIRNEILEKARKEADMMIERAKEEIERQREQAMLQLRAQVAELALQVASKLIDETLSTQKHKELVEKYLQGISSSGRA, encoded by the coding sequence ATGTTAGAGATAAATCCTGGTGTTGCGATATGGACGATTGTAACATTTCTGATTCTTGTTGCGGTTTTGAAGAAAGTCGCTTGGGGACCGATAACTGAGGCGTTGAATAGACGCGAGGAAAGTATCAGAAAGGCGCTTGAAGATGCACAAAGGGCGAGGGAAGAAGCGGAGAGATTGATGGAGGAAAACAAGCGTAATCTCGCAAGGGCTGAGGAGGAGGTGCAAAGGATTATCCGTGAAGGGAGAGAGACAGCTGAAAAGATAAGAAATGAGATACTTGAGAAAGCGAGAAAAGAAGCGGATATGATGATTGAGAGAGCGAAGGAAGAAATAGAAAGACAGAGAGAACAGGCGATGTTACAGCTCAGGGCTCAGGTTGCTGAACTTGCGCTTCAGGTGGCTTCAAAATTGATTGATGAAACGCTCTCAACGCAAAAGCATAAGGAACTTGTTGAAAAGTATTTACAAGGGATTTCTTCAAGTGGTAGAGCTTAG
- the atpA gene encoding F0F1 ATP synthase subunit alpha: MATVEIRPDEISAILRKQLTGFEKEVDIYDVGTVLQVGDGIARVYGLSKVMMSELLEFPNGVMGVAMNLEEDNVGCILFGEDTLVKEGDIVRRTGRVLSVPVGEKLLGRVINPLGQPLDGKGPVEFEKYMPIERKALGVIYRQPVKEPLQTGIKAIDAMIPIGRGQRELIIGDRQTGKTAIAIDTIINQKFTHTERAKQLGIKPVYCIYVAIGQKMSTVAQVVAKLEEEGAMDYTIIVVASASDPAPLQYIAPYAGCTMGEYFRDSGRHALIVYDDLSKHAWAYRQVSLLLRRPPGREAYPGDIFYLHSRLLERASKLSDELGGGSLTALPIIETQAGDVAAYIPTNVISITDGQIYLEPGLFNAGVRPAINVGISVSRVGGNAQIKAMKKVAGRLRLELAQYRELEAFAKFASDLDKATQAQLRRGQRLVELLKQDQYQPMPVEEQVVLIFAGTQGYLDELPVEAVRRFETEFLALMRAKHKDILDRIIETRDLDDETTQKLHGILKEFISAFKASLQ; the protein is encoded by the coding sequence ATGGCGACAGTTGAAATAAGACCGGATGAAATATCCGCAATTTTGAGAAAGCAATTAACTGGATTTGAAAAAGAAGTTGACATTTATGATGTTGGAACGGTTTTGCAAGTTGGGGATGGAATTGCGCGTGTTTATGGGCTTTCAAAAGTTATGATGAGTGAATTGCTTGAATTTCCAAACGGTGTTATGGGAGTTGCGATGAATCTTGAAGAGGACAATGTTGGATGCATTCTCTTCGGTGAGGATACGCTTGTAAAGGAGGGAGATATAGTTCGTAGGACTGGCAGAGTTCTTTCGGTGCCAGTTGGTGAAAAGCTTCTCGGTAGGGTTATAAATCCGCTTGGGCAACCGCTTGATGGTAAAGGACCTGTTGAATTTGAGAAGTATATGCCAATTGAAAGGAAAGCGCTTGGTGTTATATATCGGCAGCCAGTTAAAGAGCCGCTTCAAACGGGGATAAAAGCAATTGATGCTATGATTCCGATAGGTCGCGGGCAAAGGGAGTTGATAATTGGTGATAGGCAAACGGGAAAAACAGCAATAGCAATTGATACGATAATAAATCAAAAATTTACTCACACAGAAAGAGCAAAACAGTTAGGGATTAAGCCAGTTTATTGTATTTATGTTGCGATAGGTCAAAAGATGTCAACTGTTGCTCAGGTTGTTGCCAAGCTTGAGGAGGAGGGGGCGATGGATTACACAATTATCGTCGTTGCTTCTGCAAGTGATCCAGCGCCATTGCAGTATATTGCTCCTTACGCTGGTTGCACTATGGGTGAGTATTTCAGGGATTCGGGGAGGCATGCTTTGATAGTTTATGATGACTTGAGTAAGCACGCATGGGCATACAGGCAGGTGTCCCTGCTTTTGAGAAGACCACCAGGGAGAGAAGCGTATCCGGGAGATATTTTTTATCTTCATTCACGACTTCTTGAAAGGGCTTCAAAGTTAAGCGATGAGCTCGGTGGAGGAAGCTTAACTGCTCTGCCTATAATTGAAACACAAGCGGGTGATGTTGCTGCGTATATTCCGACGAATGTTATTTCCATCACCGATGGACAAATTTATCTTGAGCCAGGGCTTTTTAACGCTGGTGTAAGACCCGCAATAAATGTCGGGATATCCGTATCACGAGTTGGTGGAAACGCACAAATCAAAGCGATGAAAAAAGTCGCTGGTAGATTGCGCCTTGAACTTGCTCAATATAGGGAGCTTGAAGCGTTTGCGAAATTTGCTTCCGATTTGGACAAAGCGACGCAGGCACAGTTGAGGCGAGGTCAGCGCTTGGTTGAGCTTTTAAAGCAAGATCAATATCAACCGATGCCAGTTGAAGAGCAAGTTGTTTTGATCTTCGCCGGGACACAAGGTTATCTTGATGAGCTTCCAGTTGAAGCTGTGAGAAGATTTGAGACGGAGTTCCTTGCATTGATGAGGGCAAAACATAAGGACATACTTGATAGAATTATAGAGACGAGAGACCTTGATGATGAAACAACGCAAAAACTTCACGGAATTTTAAAAGAGTTCATCTCGGCTTTTAAAGCGAGCTTGCAGTAA
- the hrcA gene encoding heat-inducible transcriptional repressor HrcA: MERELTPREKMILGYIVQEFITTAIPVGSRYLVKKYNLGLSPATVRNVMADLEDMGYLWHPHTSAGRIPTDKGYRFYVDNLLEIKDLSPAEKEAINSVVQGKEELEEILKDISKLIGKISKQLSIASTPQINDAILTKLDIISISDTKLLVVISLKSGLVRTIVLEVSSEISRDKLDFVRAVLNERLSCLTLRQIKETFIERIRDVESELGGIINVFIRSADKLFYDFYDVVDRLHIGGVPEVLDHPEFKSPEKIRDIMELVENEDEIIKVFQMLRTSAMESDKVIVSIGEENPEDKFKNYSLVASEYRIGGVSGVIGVIGPKRMNYSRVISIINYTCKALSGTTDSSLTGID, encoded by the coding sequence ATGGAGCGTGAGCTTACACCTCGGGAAAAAATGATCCTTGGATATATAGTGCAGGAATTTATAACGACAGCTATACCAGTTGGCTCAAGATATCTTGTCAAAAAATACAATCTCGGGCTTAGTCCTGCCACGGTAAGGAATGTGATGGCAGACCTTGAGGATATGGGTTATCTATGGCATCCGCATACATCGGCTGGAAGAATACCCACGGACAAAGGATATCGGTTTTATGTTGATAATCTTCTTGAAATAAAAGACCTTTCGCCAGCTGAAAAAGAAGCTATAAATAGCGTCGTCCAAGGCAAAGAGGAGCTTGAAGAAATTTTGAAGGACATATCAAAGCTTATCGGGAAGATATCCAAACAGTTAAGTATAGCTTCAACCCCTCAAATTAACGATGCAATTCTGACGAAACTTGACATAATCAGCATTTCTGATACGAAACTTTTGGTGGTGATAAGTTTGAAGTCCGGGCTTGTAAGAACGATCGTGCTTGAGGTATCAAGTGAAATTTCAAGGGATAAACTTGATTTTGTCCGGGCTGTTTTAAATGAGCGCCTTTCTTGCTTAACGCTCAGGCAGATAAAAGAGACATTTATTGAGAGAATTCGCGATGTTGAAAGCGAACTCGGTGGAATAATCAATGTTTTCATCCGTTCAGCTGATAAATTGTTTTATGATTTTTATGATGTTGTTGATCGCCTTCATATCGGTGGAGTTCCAGAGGTTTTGGACCATCCGGAGTTCAAAAGTCCGGAAAAGATTCGCGATATAATGGAACTTGTTGAAAATGAGGATGAGATAATAAAAGTTTTTCAAATGTTAAGGACATCAGCAATGGAGTCAGACAAGGTGATTGTTTCAATAGGTGAGGAAAATCCAGAAGATAAGTTTAAAAATTATAGTTTGGTTGCTTCGGAGTATAGAATTGGTGGTGTTTCTGGGGTGATAGGTGTTATAGGTCCGAAGAGGATGAATTACAGCCGAGTGATTTCTATCATTAATTACACATGCAAAGCTCTTTCAGGCACCACCGATTCATCTTTGACGGGAATTGATTAA
- a CDS encoding AtpZ/AtpI family protein codes for MSDEEKKEKTLQSIGRAVREIAPYSGLGLQLAVTVVLFWFIGKMIDEHYGTQPLWMIVGAMVGIAVGMYNFIKSVIELGKKKEKKDGN; via the coding sequence ATGTCAGATGAGGAGAAAAAGGAGAAGACGCTTCAGAGCATAGGGCGAGCTGTTAGAGAAATTGCTCCATATAGTGGACTTGGTTTGCAGCTTGCGGTTACGGTTGTTTTGTTCTGGTTCATAGGGAAGATGATTGATGAACATTATGGGACACAACCTCTATGGATGATCGTTGGAGCGATGGTTGGAATAGCGGTTGGGATGTATAACTTTATAAAGTCGGTGATTGAACTCGGGAAGAAAAAAGAAAAGAAGGATGGGAATTAA
- a CDS encoding LemA family protein, with translation MSKTLIAILGTLGVLLVVALLIIGWVSSTYNKLVQLDEQINQAWAQVENQYQRRYDLIPNLVETVKGYAKHEREVFTQVTEARAKVGQLNINPEVLKDPQAFARFQQAQDALSSALSRLLAVAENYPQLKANENFLQLQAQLEGTENRISVERRRYNEIVQQYNIYVRRFPTNIIAGMFGFRERPYFRAIEGAQQAPKVQF, from the coding sequence ATGTCAAAAACTTTAATAGCAATACTCGGAACTTTAGGCGTTTTACTTGTCGTAGCCCTTTTGATAATCGGCTGGGTAAGTTCAACTTACAATAAGCTTGTTCAACTTGATGAGCAAATAAATCAAGCGTGGGCACAAGTTGAAAATCAATATCAAAGAAGATACGACCTGATACCAAACCTTGTTGAAACCGTCAAGGGCTACGCAAAACATGAAAGGGAGGTCTTCACGCAGGTTACAGAAGCGAGAGCGAAAGTTGGGCAACTGAACATAAACCCAGAGGTCTTAAAAGACCCACAGGCATTTGCAAGGTTTCAACAAGCGCAAGATGCATTAAGTTCAGCGCTGTCAAGATTACTTGCCGTTGCGGAAAATTACCCGCAACTTAAAGCAAATGAAAATTTCTTACAACTTCAAGCCCAACTTGAAGGGACCGAAAATAGAATCTCTGTGGAAAGGAGAAGATACAACGAGATTGTCCAGCAGTATAACATATATGTTAGAAGATTCCCGACGAATATAATTGCCGGGATGTTTGGCTTTAGAGAAAGACCATACTTTAGAGCCATTGAAGGAGCTCAACAAGCGCCAAAAGTTCAATTTTAA
- the dnaJ gene encoding molecular chaperone DnaJ, protein MAKKDYYEILGVSRDATLDEIKRAYRKLAMEYHPDRNPGNKEAEEKFKEITEAYQILSDPEKRRRYDMYGHSGISESDYIHFTDVRDIFDVFRDIFDSFGGGFFDDFFGTRTQTRKTQRGIPGSDRKLKLKLTLEEIATGVRKKLKIKHFKTCPECGGTGARSKGGYSTCSVCNGIGEIRQVRKSFFGQMVTITTCPNCGGEGKVIKEPCNVCGGEGRIYGENVIEVDIPAGVREGNYLTVRGYGDAGIRGGAPGDLIVVIEEEAHPFFERKGNDVYYTLLISYPEAVLGTEVEVPSLYGKIKVKVEPGTQPGKEIRFKGKGLPSVDKNTRGDFIVRVDIWVPDKVNAFERELLQKLLKEGKNIKPDAGELKKRGLSG, encoded by the coding sequence ATGGCTAAGAAGGATTATTATGAGATACTTGGCGTTTCGCGAGATGCAACACTTGATGAGATAAAGAGGGCGTATAGAAAACTCGCCATGGAATACCACCCCGATAGAAACCCCGGGAACAAGGAAGCCGAGGAAAAGTTTAAGGAAATCACCGAAGCATATCAGATTTTAAGCGACCCTGAGAAACGAAGAAGGTATGACATGTATGGACACTCCGGGATAAGCGAAAGCGATTATATTCATTTCACTGATGTTCGCGATATATTTGATGTGTTCAGAGATATATTTGATTCTTTTGGTGGGGGATTTTTTGATGATTTCTTTGGAACGAGAACACAAACGAGAAAAACTCAAAGGGGCATACCTGGTTCAGATAGAAAATTGAAACTCAAGCTTACGCTTGAGGAAATCGCAACCGGGGTTAGAAAAAAGTTGAAGATAAAGCATTTTAAGACTTGTCCTGAATGTGGTGGGACGGGAGCAAGATCAAAAGGTGGATATTCAACCTGTAGTGTTTGCAATGGCATTGGTGAGATTAGACAAGTTCGTAAATCTTTCTTCGGTCAAATGGTCACCATCACAACTTGTCCAAATTGTGGCGGTGAGGGGAAAGTTATAAAAGAGCCATGTAATGTCTGCGGTGGCGAAGGAAGGATTTATGGTGAAAACGTCATTGAAGTTGATATTCCAGCTGGTGTAAGGGAAGGGAATTATTTAACCGTCAGAGGTTATGGTGATGCTGGAATAAGGGGGGGAGCTCCTGGGGATTTGATCGTTGTGATTGAAGAGGAGGCGCATCCATTTTTTGAAAGAAAGGGAAACGATGTCTATTACACGCTTTTGATCAGTTATCCAGAAGCTGTGCTTGGAACGGAAGTTGAAGTACCATCCCTTTATGGAAAAATTAAAGTTAAAGTTGAACCAGGGACACAACCCGGAAAAGAGATAAGATTTAAGGGAAAGGGATTGCCATCCGTTGATAAAAACACAAGAGGTGATTTTATAGTGAGAGTTGATATTTGGGTTCCCGATAAGGTTAACGCTTTTGAAAGAGAATTGCTCCAGAAACTTCTTAAAGAAGGAAAGAACATAAAACCTGACGCTGGAGAGTTAAAAAAGCGCGGGCTTTCAGGTTGA
- a CDS encoding bactofilin family protein — protein sequence MALLGGNKESKGSSVEINIIANGTVIEGKVVSQGSMRIDGRVIGNVHVNGNLTIGVTGEVNGDIEAKNVIIGGKVNGTIVVAEKLVFESKAVIKGDVKASKLVVDEGAIFDGKCVMTSASTVNKAT from the coding sequence ATGGCTTTGCTTGGAGGGAACAAGGAAAGCAAGGGTTCAAGCGTAGAGATTAACATTATCGCAAACGGCACAGTGATTGAAGGTAAGGTTGTAAGTCAAGGTAGTATGAGGATTGATGGTCGCGTTATAGGTAATGTTCATGTTAACGGGAATTTGACGATCGGGGTAACAGGGGAGGTCAATGGTGATATTGAGGCGAAGAATGTCATCATAGGCGGGAAGGTTAACGGGACAATTGTCGTGGCGGAGAAACTCGTTTTTGAAAGCAAAGCAGTTATAAAAGGCGATGTTAAAGCATCAAAACTTGTCGTTGATGAAGGAGCGATATTTGATGGTAAATGTGTGATGACAAGCGCTTCAACAGTTAATAAAGCCACTTAA